From Cellulophaga lytica DSM 7489, a single genomic window includes:
- a CDS encoding sigma-70 family RNA polymerase sigma factor, whose amino-acid sequence MRQLKIIKQVTNRESKSLDKYLQDISKIDLITANEEVELAQKIRAGDEAALEKLTNANLRFVVSVAKQYQNQGLKLPDLINEGNVGLVKAAKRFDETRGFKFISYAVWWIRQSILQALAEQSRIVRLPLNKIGSINKIKKAFSYLEQTHERPPSAEEIAKELELSVSEVKQSMKNSGRHVSMDAPFKEGEDSNLYDVIKYGESPNPDEKLMHQSLNTEINRALETLSPREADVVKLYYGIGDKHSMTLEEIGQIFDLTRERVRQIREKAIRKLKHNSRSKILKTYLG is encoded by the coding sequence ATGAGGCAACTAAAGATCATCAAACAGGTAACTAACAGAGAATCAAAATCATTAGATAAATACCTGCAAGATATCAGCAAAATAGATCTAATTACTGCCAATGAAGAAGTAGAGTTAGCTCAAAAAATACGTGCTGGTGACGAAGCCGCACTAGAAAAATTAACAAATGCAAATTTAAGATTTGTTGTTTCCGTTGCTAAACAATATCAAAATCAGGGTCTAAAATTACCAGATTTAATTAATGAAGGTAATGTAGGTTTGGTAAAAGCTGCTAAAAGATTTGATGAAACCAGAGGTTTTAAGTTTATTTCTTATGCTGTATGGTGGATTAGACAGTCTATTTTACAAGCACTAGCAGAACAGTCTAGAATTGTACGTTTACCACTAAACAAAATTGGTTCTATAAATAAAATTAAGAAAGCATTTTCTTATTTAGAACAAACACATGAAAGACCACCTTCTGCAGAAGAAATAGCTAAGGAGTTAGAGTTGTCTGTTAGTGAAGTAAAGCAATCTATGAAAAACTCTGGGAGACACGTATCTATGGATGCGCCTTTTAAAGAAGGAGAAGATTCTAACCTATATGATGTTATAAAATATGGTGAATCTCCTAACCCAGATGAAAAATTAATGCACCAATCTTTAAATACTGAGATTAATAGAGCATTAGAAACATTATCTCCTAGAGAAGCAGATGTTGTTAAGTTGTATTACGGTATTGGAGATAAACATTCTATGACTTTAGAGGAAATAGGTCAAATTTTTGATTTAACACGTGAGCGTGTAAGGCAAATTAGAGAAAAAGCTATACGTAAGCTTAAGCACAACTCTAGAAGTAAAATATTAAAAACATACTTAGGGTAG
- a CDS encoding response regulator: MKLKDLHTSLSSLQEKLDSFSFNELSVKQADALRGVLNNFKKLLVNRSNAQATSSSSQNTLQGKLITEANSEIKKPLHSILNNTEKLLKSNLTMEQEKIVKEIQATSNTILSVSEDLIGFTTNTTDSNLSIPIKFKNVVNDVLFLCNTLITNNELILNKEIDKYIPEKLIGDPSKLSHILLNIVGNSIQTTAKGQILVTAAVKENYTDNVIVEFNVNDTNGSISDDKVSQIFDIYSQDKSKLGLGLNVAKELVESLNGSIYVSNRESVGTTFTFTIPFKKPLKPVTAFNVANISGINVLVFEDNKLNQKLLEFKLDKWQCTSFVTDNYKDGLEVLENNIIDIILMDMRMPEKNGDEIAEIIRTHHNVRISNTPIIAVTADEEIQKSTEFNTSNFTNFLLKPYTSEELLNTLLEQLQKNASMETLTSNHINDHGETRKLNLTPVLNECMGDLSMLQELVKLFKNNALEFIGKAIVHIKNEDYEALKFATHKIKAGLKMMKTDALFESVLQMENAIKDDVDVKHLNFLYNCFINEFPLVEQQLDEELLRLAEEEL; this comes from the coding sequence TTGAAATTGAAAGACTTACATACTTCATTATCAAGTTTACAAGAAAAATTAGACAGTTTTTCTTTTAACGAGTTGTCTGTTAAACAAGCAGACGCGCTTAGGGGTGTTTTAAATAATTTTAAAAAACTACTTGTTAATAGGAGTAATGCACAAGCAACTTCCTCATCTTCACAAAATACATTACAAGGCAAATTAATTACTGAGGCTAATAGCGAAATTAAGAAACCGTTACATAGTATATTAAACAATACAGAAAAACTATTAAAAAGCAACTTAACTATGGAACAAGAAAAAATAGTGAAGGAGATACAGGCTACATCTAATACTATATTAAGTGTTTCTGAGGATTTAATTGGTTTTACAACTAACACTACAGATAGTAATTTAAGCATTCCTATTAAGTTTAAAAATGTAGTTAATGATGTATTGTTTTTATGTAATACATTAATTACCAATAATGAGCTTATCTTAAATAAAGAAATAGATAAATATATACCAGAAAAGTTAATAGGCGATCCGTCTAAATTATCTCATATATTACTAAATATTGTAGGCAACAGCATACAAACTACTGCTAAAGGTCAAATTTTAGTTACTGCAGCAGTTAAAGAAAATTATACAGATAATGTAATTGTAGAGTTTAATGTAAACGATACAAATGGTAGTATTTCTGACGATAAAGTTTCACAAATTTTTGATATTTATAGTCAAGATAAATCTAAACTTGGTTTAGGCTTAAATGTTGCCAAAGAGTTAGTAGAATCTCTTAACGGATCCATTTATGTATCTAACAGAGAGTCTGTTGGTACAACTTTTACTTTTACAATACCATTTAAAAAACCTCTAAAACCAGTTACAGCATTTAATGTTGCTAATATTAGTGGTATTAATGTTTTGGTTTTTGAAGATAACAAACTAAACCAAAAGTTACTAGAATTTAAGTTAGACAAATGGCAGTGTACATCTTTTGTTACCGACAATTATAAAGACGGATTAGAAGTTTTAGAAAACAACATCATAGACATAATTTTAATGGATATGAGAATGCCAGAAAAAAATGGCGATGAAATAGCAGAAATAATTAGAACACACCACAATGTAAGAATTAGCAATACCCCAATAATTGCTGTTACTGCAGATGAAGAAATACAAAAAAGTACAGAATTCAACACCTCAAATTTTACTAATTTTTTATTAAAACCCTACACCTCTGAAGAGTTACTAAATACTTTATTGGAGCAATTACAAAAAAATGCAAGCATGGAAACATTAACAAGTAATCATATTAATGATCACGGAGAAACACGTAAATTAAACCTAACACCAGTTTTAAATGAGTGTATGGGAGATTTAAGTATGCTTCAGGAGTTAGTTAAGCTGTTTAAAAATAATGCCTTAGAATTTATAGGTAAAGCAATAGTACATATAAAAAATGAAGATTATGAGGCTTTAAAATTTGCTACACACAAAATAAAAGCAGGTTTAAAAATGATGAAAACCGATGCTTTATTTGAAAGTGTTTTGCAAATGGAAAATGCAATTAAAGACGATGTAGATGTAAAACATTTAAACTTTCTTTACAATTGTTTTATAAACGAATTTCCTTTGGTAGAACAACAGTTAGATGAAGAGTTATTAAGATTAGCTGAAGAAGAATTGTAA
- a CDS encoding DUF6155 family protein, whose amino-acid sequence MSKRALKKYLSELKKSELEEQLLGLYEKFPAVKAYYSFVFNPKEEKLVQEAKLKIGNEYFPVKRKRPRARRSVAQKYIKNFLLLGVDAPLVADVMLYNLEIAQEFSVHKNVPDAFYKSMLNSFEQAIQYIALNAILPEFKDRILVIYKHTQDNNWMFSDGFSRALDAID is encoded by the coding sequence ATGAGTAAAAGAGCTTTAAAAAAATATTTATCAGAATTAAAAAAAAGCGAATTAGAAGAACAGTTATTAGGACTTTATGAGAAGTTTCCGGCTGTTAAAGCTTATTATAGTTTTGTTTTTAACCCAAAAGAAGAAAAACTAGTACAAGAAGCCAAGTTAAAAATAGGTAATGAGTATTTTCCTGTAAAACGTAAACGCCCTAGAGCACGCAGATCTGTAGCTCAAAAATATATAAAAAACTTTTTATTGCTAGGGGTAGATGCCCCTTTGGTTGCAGATGTTATGCTGTATAATTTAGAAATTGCTCAAGAATTTTCTGTACACAAAAATGTACCAGATGCTTTTTACAAAAGTATGCTAAACTCTTTTGAGCAAGCTATACAGTACATTGCTCTTAATGCAATTTTACCAGAGTTTAAAGATCGTATTTTAGTTATTTATAAACACACACAAGATAATAATTGGATGTTTTCTGACGGATTTTCTAGAGCTTTAGATGCTATAGATTAA